The Hemibagrus wyckioides isolate EC202008001 linkage group LG12, SWU_Hwy_1.0, whole genome shotgun sequence genome includes a window with the following:
- the phactr4a gene encoding phosphatase and actin regulator 4A isoform X5, whose amino-acid sequence MSRIVESMDEGDHAVDQGTISDEDVDDQQHSTIGSDNPNSGRHTPPSKQKGKFSNLGKIFKPWKWRKKKESSEKFKETSEVLERKISMRRPRQELIEKGVLKEISENESNNVKAPSVNNGHTQPVAGEHGPNAGSEVKNRSHGEERKSLLAPEPERRSRIPSDVTRNRQPLDVDSRTRIPSDSDKRERDEARYRERRDDNRDRRDEREERGRRDDKEDRDRRDRREERDSRTDWREDRERRDRREEKRDGRVEKDARADRDQKRDDRDERERREDRERRELKERRDDHSRMEEPLRRDDRDRRPESERRDDRERKDDKDRERHEERDRREDIPRKDVRKPEMPKLIRPQSEMDMRSSLQSSSSDVGQKIRPVSEIDQRSTLPRYSHAQDDPRTRTATTLPRHAKAQTPLYWTSRRRQNEHAEAPGPLVVSNPVPTKRSPPVPPARMTPVAKRNSGDISSNPAEPPARSSSPNLPPSQSEDSKPTSYTATAVSPPPTHIPPSPPGIAVDPPSPTTEPPSQPPSIPLHILIQRALASPGPVHPNPDGNQRAHSLLFETPPEIVVETSGRHSLPVTIEPLRLPEDDDFDMEEELQKLHPPPRQTMPPELEAGSRRGLVGDTMVIFEDSDSEQEEDTDSDGPILYRDDEEDDDEEVPMTGLAGKVKRKDTLALKLEKQQEKEEKQGQENSSWKNWEQWEAMRNKIGTTLTRRLSQRPTQQELEQRNILLAKNEADRRAERSEIKRRLTRKLSQRPTVAELQARKILRFHEYVESTHAEDYDRRADKPWTKLTPADKAAIRKELNEFKSSEMQVHEESKMYTRFHRP is encoded by the exons ATGAAGACGTCGATGACCAGCAGCACAGCACGATAGGGAGCGACAACCCCAACTCTGGCAGACACACGCCTCCGTCCAAACAGAAGGGGAAGTTCTCCAACCTGGGTAAGATCTTCAAACCCTGGAAATggagaaagaagaaggaaagcAGCGAGAAGTTTAAGGAGACGTCCGAGG tTCTGGAGAGGAAGATCTCGATGAGAAGACCCCGGCAGGAGCTGATAGAGAAAGGAGTACTAAAGGAAATCTCTGAGAATG AGAGTAATAACGTGAAAGCTCCCTCAGTAAACAACGGTCACACGCAGCCTGTAGCCGGGGAGCATGGGCCCAACGCTGGATCAGAGGTCAAGAACAGGTCACACGGCGAGGAGCGAAAGAGTTTGTTGGCACCAGAACCTGAGCGACGAAGCCGAATACCATCAGACGTGACCCGTAACCGGCAGCCTCTGGACGTGGACTCTCGTACGCGCATCCCGTCAGACTCCGATAAACGAGAGCGAGACGAGGCAAGGTACCGCGAAAGGAGGGACGACAACCGAGATCGCAGGGACGAGAGAGAGGAACGAGGGAGAAGGGACGACAAAGAGGACCGGGACAGGCGCGATAGGCGAGAGGAACGGGATTCCAGAACAGACTGGAGAGAAGATCGAGAGCGAAGGGAccggagagaagaaaagagagacggCAGAGTGGAAAAAGATGCGAGAGCGGACAGGGACCAAAAGAGGGATGACCGGGAcgaaagagaaaggagagaggacAGGGAAAGACGAGAGCTAAAAGAACGTAGGGACGATCACAGTCGAATGGAAGAACCTCTTCGGCGTGACGACCGAGACAGGAGGCCTGAAAGTGAGAGGAGAGATGACCGAGAAAGGAAAGACGACAAGGATCGCGAACGGCACGAGGAACGAGACCGGAGAGAGGACATTCCGAGAAAAGATGTGAGGAAGCCTGAGATGCCAAAGCTGATCAGGCCTCAGTCTGAGATGGATATGAGGAGCAGTTTGCAGAGCAGCTCCTCTGATGTGGGCCAGAAAATCCGACCCGTCTCTGAAATTGACCAAAGGAGCACACTGCCGCGATACTCACACGCTCAGGATGACCCCAGGACACGCACAG CCACAACATTACCCAGGCATGCTAAAGCTCAGACTCCTCTGTACTGGACCAGCAGGAGACGGCAGAATGAACATG CTGAAGCACCCGGACCGCTGGTAGTCTCGAACCCAGTTCCTACAAAGCGCTCTCCTCCCGTTCCGCCTGCAAGGATGACGCCTGTCGCCAAACGCAACTCAGGGGACATCTCCTCCAATCCGGCCGAGCCTCCTGCCAGAAGTTCTTCCCCTAACCTTCCCCCTTCGCAGTCAGAGGATAGCAAACCCACCAGCTATACAGCTACAGCGGTGTCTCCTCCACCTACCCATATCCCTCCGTCTCCGCCTGGCATCGCTGTGGATCCTCCGAGCCCCACCACTGAGCCGCCGAGCCAGCCTCCATCCATACCTCTGCACATTCTGATCCAGCGCGCACTTGCCAGCCCCGGACCGGTCCACCCCAACCCTGATGGCAACCAGAGAGCTCACTCTCTGCTGTTCGAGACGCCACCGGAGATCGTAGTGGAGACTAGTGGACGTCATTCGCTTCCTGTCACCATCGAGCCGCTCAGACT ACCTGAGGATGATGATTTTGACATGGAGGAAGAGCTGCAAAAGCTGCACCCTCCTCCCCGGCAAACCATGCCACCGGAGCTGGAGGCCGGGAGCAGGCGGGGGTTAGTGGGAGACACCATGGTCATCTTCGAGGACTCGGACAGTGAGCAGGAGGAAGACACCGACTCCGATGGACCCATTCTCTACAGAGACGACGAAGAGGATGATGACGAGGAAGTGCCCATGA CTGGTCTGGCTGGCAAGGTGAAACGGAAAGACACTCTGGCTCTAAAGCTGGAGAAACAgcaggaaaaggaggagaagcagGGGCAAGAGAACAGCTCCTGGAAGAACTGGGAGCAGTGGGAGGCGATGCGCAACAAGATCGGCACCACCCTCACACG GAGACTGAGTCAGAGACCAACGCAACAAGAACTTGAGCAAAGAAACATTCTGCTAG CCAAGAATGAGGCAGACAGACGAGCTGAGCGAAGCGAGATCAAACGCAGGCTTACAAGAAAG TTGTCTCAGAGGCCCACAGTAGCTGAGCTCCAGGCCAGAAAGATTCTACGTTTCCACGAGTATGTGGAGTCCACACATGCTGAAGACTACGACCGGCGTGCAGATAAACCCTGGACCAAACTCACTCCTGCTGATAAG GCTGCCATCAGAAAGGAGCTGAATGAGTTTAAGAGTTCCGAGATGCAGGTCCATGAGGAGAGCAAGATGTACACCAG GTTTCATCGGCCTTAG
- the phactr4a gene encoding phosphatase and actin regulator 4A isoform X4, with translation MSRIVESMDEGDHAVDQGTISDEDVDDQQHSTIGSDNPNSGRHTPPSKQKGKFSNLGKIFKPWKWRKKKESSEKFKETSEVLERKISMRRPRQELIEKGVLKEISENESNNVKAPSVNNGHTQPVAGEHGPNAGSEVKNRSHGEERKSLLAPEPERRSRIPSDVTRNRQPLDVDSRTRIPSDSDKRERDEARYRERRDDNRDRRDEREERGRRDDKEDRDRRDRREERDSRTDWREDRERRDRREEKRDGRVEKDARADRDQKRDDRDERERREDRERRELKERRDDHSRMEEPLRRDDRDRRPESERRDDRERKDDKDRERHEERDRREDIPRKDVRKPEMPKLIRPQSEMDMRSSLQSSSSDVGQKIRPVSEIDQRSTLPRYSHAQDDPRTRTGSVGVRFTPAPESKEPQPPPKQAILPPPKWLMSSTESGQASSSSSSSSSLSSSSSSSAPPIAKPPPRTVSLMVDDQSRQGPLPVVSIRNHDNPPATLDHPAPPAPAAAPAPAPVPTPTPAPAAPLTTSDAPVPTKMPPVPPPKPTNRNSILPLQAEAPGPLVVSNPVPTKRSPPVPPARMTPVAKRNSGDISSNPAEPPARSSSPNLPPSQSEDSKPTSYTATAVSPPPTHIPPSPPGIAVDPPSPTTEPPSQPPSIPLHILIQRALASPGPVHPNPDGNQRAHSLLFETPPEIVVETSGRHSLPVTIEPLRLPEDDDFDMEEELQKLHPPPRQTMPPELEAGSRRGLVGDTMVIFEDSDSEQEEDTDSDGPILYRDDEEDDDEEVPMTGLAGKVKRKDTLALKLEKQQEKEEKQGQENSSWKNWEQWEAMRNKIGTTLTRRLSQRPTQQELEQRNILLAKNEADRRAERSEIKRRLTRKLSQRPTVAELQARKILRFHEYVESTHAEDYDRRADKPWTKLTPADKAAIRKELNEFKSSEMQVHEESKMYTRFHRP, from the exons ATGAAGACGTCGATGACCAGCAGCACAGCACGATAGGGAGCGACAACCCCAACTCTGGCAGACACACGCCTCCGTCCAAACAGAAGGGGAAGTTCTCCAACCTGGGTAAGATCTTCAAACCCTGGAAATggagaaagaagaaggaaagcAGCGAGAAGTTTAAGGAGACGTCCGAGG tTCTGGAGAGGAAGATCTCGATGAGAAGACCCCGGCAGGAGCTGATAGAGAAAGGAGTACTAAAGGAAATCTCTGAGAATG AGAGTAATAACGTGAAAGCTCCCTCAGTAAACAACGGTCACACGCAGCCTGTAGCCGGGGAGCATGGGCCCAACGCTGGATCAGAGGTCAAGAACAGGTCACACGGCGAGGAGCGAAAGAGTTTGTTGGCACCAGAACCTGAGCGACGAAGCCGAATACCATCAGACGTGACCCGTAACCGGCAGCCTCTGGACGTGGACTCTCGTACGCGCATCCCGTCAGACTCCGATAAACGAGAGCGAGACGAGGCAAGGTACCGCGAAAGGAGGGACGACAACCGAGATCGCAGGGACGAGAGAGAGGAACGAGGGAGAAGGGACGACAAAGAGGACCGGGACAGGCGCGATAGGCGAGAGGAACGGGATTCCAGAACAGACTGGAGAGAAGATCGAGAGCGAAGGGAccggagagaagaaaagagagacggCAGAGTGGAAAAAGATGCGAGAGCGGACAGGGACCAAAAGAGGGATGACCGGGAcgaaagagaaaggagagaggacAGGGAAAGACGAGAGCTAAAAGAACGTAGGGACGATCACAGTCGAATGGAAGAACCTCTTCGGCGTGACGACCGAGACAGGAGGCCTGAAAGTGAGAGGAGAGATGACCGAGAAAGGAAAGACGACAAGGATCGCGAACGGCACGAGGAACGAGACCGGAGAGAGGACATTCCGAGAAAAGATGTGAGGAAGCCTGAGATGCCAAAGCTGATCAGGCCTCAGTCTGAGATGGATATGAGGAGCAGTTTGCAGAGCAGCTCCTCTGATGTGGGCCAGAAAATCCGACCCGTCTCTGAAATTGACCAAAGGAGCACACTGCCGCGATACTCACACGCTCAGGATGACCCCAGGACACGCACAG GCTCTGTGGGTGTGCGCTTCACTCCTGCCCCCGAGTCAAAGGAGCCGCAGCCTCCACCAAAACAGGCCATACTTCCCCCCCCAAAATGGCTGATGTCCTCCACCGAATCTGGTCAggcttcatcctcatcatcctcctcctcctcattgtcatcatcatcctcttcctcagctCCACCCATTGCTAAACCCCCTCCTCGCACTGTCTCACTGATGGTGGACGACCAGTCTCGTCAGGGTCCTTTACCCGTGGTTTCGATACGAAACCATGACAACCCACCTGCTACCCTGGATCATCCTGCCCCTCCTGCCCCAGCTGCTGCTCCCGCTCCCGCTCCTGTTCCTACTCCTactcctgctcctgctgcacCTCTAACCACCTCTGATGCCCCAGTACCTACTAAAATGCCACCTGTTCCCCCTCCCAAACCCACCAACCGTAACAGTATATTACCACTGCAAG CTGAAGCACCCGGACCGCTGGTAGTCTCGAACCCAGTTCCTACAAAGCGCTCTCCTCCCGTTCCGCCTGCAAGGATGACGCCTGTCGCCAAACGCAACTCAGGGGACATCTCCTCCAATCCGGCCGAGCCTCCTGCCAGAAGTTCTTCCCCTAACCTTCCCCCTTCGCAGTCAGAGGATAGCAAACCCACCAGCTATACAGCTACAGCGGTGTCTCCTCCACCTACCCATATCCCTCCGTCTCCGCCTGGCATCGCTGTGGATCCTCCGAGCCCCACCACTGAGCCGCCGAGCCAGCCTCCATCCATACCTCTGCACATTCTGATCCAGCGCGCACTTGCCAGCCCCGGACCGGTCCACCCCAACCCTGATGGCAACCAGAGAGCTCACTCTCTGCTGTTCGAGACGCCACCGGAGATCGTAGTGGAGACTAGTGGACGTCATTCGCTTCCTGTCACCATCGAGCCGCTCAGACT ACCTGAGGATGATGATTTTGACATGGAGGAAGAGCTGCAAAAGCTGCACCCTCCTCCCCGGCAAACCATGCCACCGGAGCTGGAGGCCGGGAGCAGGCGGGGGTTAGTGGGAGACACCATGGTCATCTTCGAGGACTCGGACAGTGAGCAGGAGGAAGACACCGACTCCGATGGACCCATTCTCTACAGAGACGACGAAGAGGATGATGACGAGGAAGTGCCCATGA CTGGTCTGGCTGGCAAGGTGAAACGGAAAGACACTCTGGCTCTAAAGCTGGAGAAACAgcaggaaaaggaggagaagcagGGGCAAGAGAACAGCTCCTGGAAGAACTGGGAGCAGTGGGAGGCGATGCGCAACAAGATCGGCACCACCCTCACACG GAGACTGAGTCAGAGACCAACGCAACAAGAACTTGAGCAAAGAAACATTCTGCTAG CCAAGAATGAGGCAGACAGACGAGCTGAGCGAAGCGAGATCAAACGCAGGCTTACAAGAAAG TTGTCTCAGAGGCCCACAGTAGCTGAGCTCCAGGCCAGAAAGATTCTACGTTTCCACGAGTATGTGGAGTCCACACATGCTGAAGACTACGACCGGCGTGCAGATAAACCCTGGACCAAACTCACTCCTGCTGATAAG GCTGCCATCAGAAAGGAGCTGAATGAGTTTAAGAGTTCCGAGATGCAGGTCCATGAGGAGAGCAAGATGTACACCAG GTTTCATCGGCCTTAG